TGTCAATGTCCGCCTCGGTATGCGCCACGCTGATGGTCCACTGCTCGTCCCACCAGTAGGGCTGCGCCATCACTCCGCGGTTGACCATGCCGAACCAGTAATGCCGCCACAGGTCAATATCAACAGTCGTCCAGTCGCGGTAATTGCGGATCTCCTGCGGATACAGCATCAACGCGCCATTGGCGCCGGCTTGTGCGACGTAGCCCTGCAATCCTACCTTGGCCACCGTCTTGCGATAGCCTTCCGTCAATTTCTTGCTGAGCTTGTCCACGTGCGCGTAATTCTCACGCGTGAGCACTTCGCGGAAGGTCGCCAGCCCCGCCGCCATCGATACCGGATTGGTGTTGTACGTTCCACCATGAAAGACCTTGTGCTGCGAGATCAGGTCCATCACCGATTTGTGCGCGCCGAAGGCCGCCAGAGGCAATCCGCCGCCAATCGACTTTGCAAGGCAGATCATGTCTGGCCGCACGCCAAAATATTCCGAGGCGCCACCCCATCCCAGCTTTGCACCGGTTTTTACTTCGTCGAAGATGAGCAAGGCGCCATACCTATCGCACAGGTCCCTCAAACCCTGCAGGAACCCCGGCTGCGGCATACACATCCCGACGTTCATCAGAATTGGCTCCAGAATCACCGCGGCAATCTGGTCCGGGTTCTCCTTGAACCGTCGCTCCACGCTATTCAGGTCATTGAAGGTAGCCACGGGAACGTTGGCAATACTGGCCTTGGGCACGCCCAGGCCGCCAGGCACTGACGTAGGCGCATGAATATCACCAAAATCCGGTGCGTGCGGCTTCACGCTCACTAGCGCCGTGTCATGCAGTCCGTGGTACGCGCCTTCGAATTTGATCACCTTGTCTCGACCAGTTGCGGCGCGTGCCAGGCGTATTGCGTGCATCGTAGCTTCGGTTCCGCTGGAGCCAAACCGCACCATCTCTACCGGGAAACGCTGGCAAATTTCTTCCGCCAGTTGCCATTCCATGTCATGTGGCATGCCGAACATGGTGCCCAGCTTAAGCCGGGGCTCAACCGCCTTCATCACCGCGGGATGGCAATGCCCCGCCATCAGCGCGCCAAAGCACAGATTGTGATCAATGTAATCATTGCCATCGAGATCGCGAAAATGCGAACCCTGCGCCTCCTTGACGAAAATCGGG
The DNA window shown above is from Terriglobales bacterium and carries:
- a CDS encoding glutamate-1-semialdehyde 2,1-aminomutase, whose translation is MHADLQHELDVFVKRTPKSAEAYKKNLKRIPLGVASNYRAYDPHPIFVKEAQGSHFRDLDGNDYIDHNLCFGALMAGHCHPAVMKAVEPRLKLGTMFGMPHDMEWQLAEEICQRFPVEMVRFGSSGTEATMHAIRLARAATGRDKVIKFEGAYHGLHDTALVSVKPHAPDFGDIHAPTSVPGGLGVPKASIANVPVATFNDLNSVERRFKENPDQIAAVILEPILMNVGMCMPQPGFLQGLRDLCDRYGALLIFDEVKTGAKLGWGGASEYFGVRPDMICLAKSIGGGLPLAAFGAHKSVMDLISQHKVFHGGTYNTNPVSMAAGLATFREVLTRENYAHVDKLSKKLTEGYRKTVAKVGLQGYVAQAGANGALMLYPQEIRNYRDWTTVDIDLWRHYWFGMVNRGVMAQPYWWDEQWTISVAHTEADIDKHLQAFSDVAPGLAKAQQERFAAVAQ